The segment TACTTGTAATCAATCGATACTGCGGTGCGCAGCACCTATGGTATCGCATCGTAAACTAGTTGAGTAGCTCGAAACTTATGTAAATTACTATTGTAATATCCCACCTCTTGACATATTGAAAAAATTAGATATAATGGAGTTAAGATATATGAATGGTTATTCATATATCATTTAAATATTAAGAGAAAAGCACTATTAATATGTGCCAAGTACTATTAATATAAGCCAAATAGGATTAAGAGGTGATAGAATGAATCCTGTAAGAACAATTGAAAGAATTATTAAAGCTCCTGATATTCATTGGGTAGGCACTGGATTTAGAGTACGTCAGTACTTCCCTGATAGCGATGAGTCACCTATGCTTGATCGTATGTCTCCATTTTTGTTACTCAACTATAACGAGCCATATTATTTTGAGGGCAGTCCTTTTGATACAGGTGACACTCCACATCCCCATAAAGGCTTTGAAACGGTAACATTTTCTTTTTCCGGTTCCATTGAACATAAAGATGCAGCTGGTAATAGTGGTGTTATTCATTCTGGTGATGTGCAATGGATGACTGCCGCTAGTGGTATTTTGCACAAAGAATTTCATGAAAAAGAATATGCAAAGCGGGGACGTTTGTTCCATGCTTTACAATTATGGGTAAATCTACCTGAATGTCATAAAAATGATGCACCTTCATATCAATATATACCTGCTACCACAATGGGGCGGTATCAATCTCTTGATGAAACAATCGATGCCATCGTTTACACAGGTGCTTTCAGACATATAACAGGTCCTGCTAAATCCCATACACCGATGAATATTTACAAATTAAAACTTCAACCTAATTCATGGATCTCTATTTCTGAGAATATGACTTGGAATACAGGCTTCCTTGTGATTAATGGTACAGGTAGTGCCAATGGTGAAAGCATAGAATTTGGAGACTTTGTACTTTTCAACAATGATGGAGAGCGTTTTGAGGTAGAGTCTGGTGATGAAGGTCTTGAAATCTTCGTTCTCGCTGGAGAACCACTCAATGAACCAGTGGTAAAACAAGGATCATTTGTTATGACAAATAAAACAGAGCTTCTCCTCGCTTATGGGGAATACATAAACGGTAAATTTGGCCGCGAAGAAGATATTATGTAATACGTAAATCTTACTCTACAAGAAAAGATATAAACCCCCTATAAGTCACGTTAACTAGCTTATAGGGGGCCTTTTTATACTAAACTAATCTTCACTTGTTTATCTAAGGCAAATGCAATTTTACACATAGTACTTAGACTTGTATTGGCACCTTTCTCAATACGTGCAATTGTAGACTGCGGGACACCAGATTTCTTAGCTAAATCACGTTGTGTTAATCCTGCAGCCTCTCGTGCTTTTAAAACAGCTACTGCATTTTCTAATTTAGCTTTTTCTTCTAAATAAGCTTCTAAAAATTCTGGATTATTTCTGTCTTTTTCAAATATATTATCTAAGGTTTTTATTGGCATAATATTCCTCCTCAAATTCTGATTTTATCTGTTTAGCTCTTATTATTTCTTTTATGATAGCATATATGCGTTCAAATCTCAATTTTATAGTTACTGTTTATCTGAGTTCTTACCTTAACTATATAGATATGAAGGTTGTATTTTGTAGCTCAAAGATGTAATGAGTAGATTATTTTACTCTTGTAATCAGTATTCAAGTTTCAAGGTAGTTAACTATCTTCAAAGGTTTATAAAAAGAGGAAATCAAGTTGTATTATTTATTGTTATAAATTAAACGTTAGATGTTTTACTAATAGTATCTTTGTTAGATTTATTTATGAGAAATAAAGATATTAATAAGATTTCGTGATTTTAATTGTTTAGGTTAAGCTATATATAATTATCATTAATCAACGTGCTTCAGGATACGTATTTTCCTTATAGCTATGTTATACTAATTCTAATACTATATTTTCATAGGAGGTCTTATGACTAAGAAAATTGCGGTTCTCGTTAATGAGGATACAATGCAGCGCTGTTCTTGTGGCGGTTGCTTAAAAGCATTTATGAATAAAGCGGATTCCTTTGAGCGTTATGCAGATGAGGATATTGAGTTGGTAGGTTTCACCCATAGTGGTGGCGATCTTGCCAAGAAAATCGAGTCTTTCAAGAAAAAAGGTGTTACTACGGTCCATCTTTCTACGTGTACGCGTGGTAAGAATGAAAATTATGAAAGCATCGCAGAGCAGTGTGCTGAGGCAGGCTTTGATGTAGTGGGTTATACCCATGGTGGTGCTGTTTCTAAAGATGGTAAAGAAGCGGTAGTACTTTCAGCTAAAGATGAATGATTGTTCCATTATTCATTCTATATTTACGATGAAGATTTACTATATTCATAGTGTGTAAATGTTAGAGTACTATTTTCATTAATTATGATATGGTTATATCATTTGAAAGGTTGAGAGAATGAACAAGAAAATTACAGCAACTACATTATCTGTAGCGATGGCTGCGACAATGGCGCCTGCTATTATGCAAACTGCTCCAGTGAATGCTGCATCTAGTGCAGTACAAACATTGGCGGGTGGTGCTGTTGCTATGGCTTATGTATCTACTGCATTAAATAAAATGGATAACTCCGAACAAGGCCAACAAGAAAGCTTGGCACGTACTAAGGAGAAAACTGGTTACTTGAACGATAGTGCAGCGCAAGCACGTGTAAATCGCATTATGAAAACGTTAGAGGCTTCTCCTAGCGTAAAACGTTCTTACGTTGTCTATGCAAACCCTGATACAGAGTTTAATGCTTTTGCAACGCTTGGTCGCGTTATGTCTATTAATAAAGGTGCTTTGGATACCCTTGATGATGATCAATTGGCTTATGTAATGGCCCATGAAATTGCTCATGGTGAGCATAAAGATATTATCAATGGCGCTAAAAAGCAAATTGGCCTTTCTACAGCAGTCGGTATTGCAGCTGGTGGTAGTGAAGGGGCAGCGTTATTATCTAATGTAGCGGGCAACTACTTGTCTAATCAAGTATTTACAATGAGTCAAGAAAAAGCAGCCGATGAACTAGGCTTCAAGATTTTAAGCGAATCTCCTTATAATGTGGGCGGTGCAGCTGGTTCTATGGCGGTACTTCGCAACAAAGTTGGGGAACACTATCGTGAAGGGCTTTCACAAGTAGTGGCACCGAACAATCATCCTAAGTTAACAGACCGTGTGAACAATAATATTGCTCGCATGTACACATATTCTGGAAACCACGTAAACGTGTCTAAAGGCGCAGTTTACGTAAACGGTGATAATATCTATAGCCCAGCAGGTAGCGGCCGTTATACAGGGGAAGAACGTGCGTATTACATGGCTGGTAAATTAGCGCGCTTGTATCATAATGGTCAAATTCAGCCAGGTGGTGCATCTTATGATGGACCTACTGTTACAGTGGCAGGTCGTTCTATTGTCACAACTCCTAACGCTGATGTGGCCCTTATGGTTGCTACCAATTTGAATAATTCCTTTGTGAAAGCAGCGGGTCCTGCGAAAGGCAAACAAGCAGCAAAACCTAATAAGAAAAAATCTAGTAAGAAATAATAGAGTTCGCTTATAAAGATAAAATGGATTGTACTACCATATTGGACGAGGTATTTATACAATAGATCAAGTGGTGTATACAAGATAGTGTATTGATAGGCAAGATATTGTTTATGTATCATTATTTCGTAGCGAGAGGATGCACATACATAAGTTTTATTATGATGATATAACGGTGTCATAGGATAGTTTAAACGAATGGTTATGCAGGTATGAATAATATTCATAAAATTGTATAGAATTAATAAATATGTACTTGATAGAGGTGTTATGTTAACCCTCTTAGTATGCTAAGAAGTTAGATAATATCTGTATAGGCAGTCTATAGAAAACATTTCTATAGACTGCTTTTTTTATATGTATTGAGAGCAGATAAATAATTTTTAGCATGAGAATTATTAGTGTTTTTATATAATAGACAAATGTATGTATTCAATAGAGGAATTAGTAATTATAAGAATACATACCGTAAAATAGCATACCTGTACAGGGTATAGGTTTATTGTGCTACGTATTTGTTTATGAAATAATAAAATAACTTAGTGTTAATCGTAATATAACGATTAATACAGATTGGATTTGTGTTTTATACGCAGTAGAGTACAAATTTATAATTATAAGTTTGAGGAGGTTATTATGGAGTATGCAATTCATCTTTTTAATGCGGGTGGCGTAGTCATGTATCCGCTAGTTTTATTTATGTTGGCAGCATGTACGATTTTATTTGAGCGAATTCGTATGTATCGTCGCATTGACAGTGAAATTCAACAATTGTCGTCTAGCATTGAAGCCGGTCGTAATGCGAATGATTGGATTGCATTAGAACAAGCGATTAAGAATAATGATGATGCACTTAGTCAATTTGTAACACCGATTGTAGATTCCGTATATAACTTTGAAGGCTTGGAAAATCGCCTTCACGATGTAGTAGGTTACATGGATGAACGTTTAAAACGCGGCCTTAACTGGCTCAGCATGATGGTTACTATGGCTCCATTGCTTGGTTTATTGGGAACTGTAGTTGGTATGATTCGCTCCTTTGCGGCTGTTGGTGGCGATATCGGTGCCCCTACCGTTATTACTGGTGGTGTATCCGAAGCGTTGATTGCAACGGCAACTGGGCTTTCAGTAGCCATCGTAGCATTAGCTATCCATAGCTGGTGCACAAGTAAAGTAAATTATGATATTGCAAAATTGGAACAACGTTTAGGTTCTATCTTGGATTTATATATTAGGAGTCAACGATGAAACGTAGTTCAGTAGGGATACAAAAAGAACCTACCATCATGATTATACCTATGATTGATATTGTATTTTTCTTGCTCGTATTTTTCATGATGAGTACGTTATATATGAATACAGAGGAACAAATTCCGCTCAATTTGCCAAAGGCCTCTGCATCAACGGCAAAAACGATTGAGCCGATTACGATTTCACTCACAGCTACTCATAAGATGTATTTGAACGAACGTGAAATTAGACCTGATGATTTGGGCAATGAAATTCAAGCTATTGTTGCGAAGGAACCACAACAGGCTTTTATCGTCCGTGCATCTGAAGATATTGCGTATAAGGATGTTATTAGCATTTTGGATAATCTAAAGATGAGTGGTGCTCGGTTTGTTAGCGTAGCGACAGAACGGAAGTGATCATATGGTGAGTAAACGATATGGCATTCCTTTCGTAGCTGCATTGGTGGTCAATTTAGCATACTGGGGTGTTGTAGGTGATTTGTTCGGTCATATAAAACCACCAGAAACGCCAAAGAAAGATTTGGTTATCAATCTTGACATGGTGCAACCGGAACCTCCTGAGCAGGAGAAGAAACAGCAAGAGAAAATTGTCTCTGATGATAAAGAAAATGCTGCGGGCGGTAAGTCGGGTAGTGTATTACCGGACTTATCGGGAAAACCGACACCGGGCTTGCAAAATCTTAACCCTTATCTAGGTGGCAATGAAGCGGCTAGTGTAAATCTACATGGGAATACAGATAATCCAGTGGGTATTCCAGGTGATGGCGATACAACAGGTCCAGGTGGTGGCCCCGTTGGCAATGGTGGTAAAGCAAATGACGGCCCTGGTACACAGAGCGGCAATTCTGGGACTAGTGATACGGAAGGTTCGGGATACTTTGATGTTTCCGGTTATCGTGCTAGTTTAGATGCTAATAAAGTCATGCCAGCACAAGCTGTACGAAGAGGTATTACAGGGACAGTCACTATTAGGGTTTATTTTGATGGCGAAGGTAATTATGTAAGGGCTGAAATTGAGGGGAGTAGCGGCTCTAGCCTTCTTGATAATGATGCCCTTGCCCTTGCAGCTAGGTCAGGTGGGGCTACCAATACAACTGGTGAGCCTAAATCAGATGTTTTTTATATAAGATATGAATTTGAATAATGATTATATTTGGAATGAGCCTAAATTAAATTAAATGAATTACAGTTTATGTAGTGGGGATGAGAGTGTTCATATCCCCTACAACCAAATTCCCACTGTAGTTCAGAGGCTACAAATTAACAGAATTAACATAGTTTTAATAAAACATATAGGGTGATAAATGAAATGAATAAACGTGTATATGTGGCCACAATGATGGCGTTACTTAGTATGAGTGTAAATGGTTATGCGGTAGATATGACAACTAATCAGAATCAAGAGTCGTCCAATGTAATCAATGTAACCGCCAATCGCACAGCCCTCCTAGATTTGGACACACCTGTAGCGATGAATATAATTACACCTGAGGAGTTAAAAAATACTGGTGCTACCACTGCTTTTGATGCGGTGGCGACCGTACCAGGGGTAACAATAAATTCTTATGGTGCTGGCGGTGCCGATTTTGGTGGCATGGATAGCCGTACGAATATTCGAGGCCTTGACCGTGGTGCCCTTGTTCTTGTAAATGGCGTGCCTATGAACCTCAATGGCAAAGGTGGACTCGGCTCTATTCCTACGAGTGCCATAAAACGTATCGAAGTAGTGAAAGGAGCTGCTTCTACATTGTATGGTGCAGAGGCATTAGGTGGCGTTATTAATGTTATTACTAAGACTCCATCTACAGAGGGTGGCTCTGCTACGGTTGCCGTAGGTAATCGTGGGTCTAAACGTTTTGATGTGTCATACGGTACAGATAAATTCATCGTTGGTATCGATAGAAAATATTGGGGTACACAGGATCCATCCACACCGATTCGCTACGACTATGCAGGTACTAAACACTACGATTACTATAGTACTCGCAACAAGGGCAATTCGTTGGGGCTCTTTATGAGTGGTAAGCTTTCAGATAAGGTAACATTGAATTTTAATCGTGCTGAAAGTAAATCGTCCTTTGGTCTAATCAGTACGGAAACAAATCCGGTTAATCAAGCAAGACATTCTACGACGTATCATTATAAGGATGATCGCAATAATGCTTCCTTAATTTATAAGGACAAGGGTACTACAGGAACCTTGTTCTATAATGACCGTACGATGCGTGGTACGAGCCGGGTGCACAATACGTCCCAAGCTAAGGCAACTGAAACAAGCTATCGCGCACGTCAATATGGATTTGATGTACAGCATGAATGGGATTTTAGAGATGGTAAGGACTATTTAATCGCAGGTGTTACAGGTAAACAAGAAACCTATCATGCAACGGCTGTTCCTGTGTACATTCATCCTAAACGCAATAGTTATGCTGTGTATGGTAGTTATTCTTATGAAATTAACCCTAAATGGACATCCATTTTGGGCTTGCGTTACACCGTAATCGATGACCCAATCAAGGATCAACATGTGTTGACCCCTCAATTCCAATTGTTGCACTCTATTAATAAACAATCCTCCATGTATGTGAACATAGGGAAAGCTTTTACAATGCCTAGTTTGAGCGATACATTCCGTAGCGTTAGCCGTCGGTATACAGCGGTAAGCAGTAAAAACCTCAAACCAGAAGAAGGTTGGAACTATGAAATTGGGTACAAGCGGATTAACAAAAAGGATGATTGGAAGGTTGATGTGTTCTATATGGATTTCAAAAACTTCTTCCAATGGCAACCGGATGCAAATGGTCGACCTTTGGTGCGCGTAAATGGCGGGAAATTCCGCAACGTGGGCATCGAAGCTGAATATGGTAGACGTTTATCCGACCGCCTCAAATGGAACGTGAGTGGTTCCTATTCTAATCCACGACAAAAGGAAATGAATGAAACTTATTGGAAACAAGCGGCTCCTAAGTTACAGTTTACAACCGGCATTCGTTATGAAAGCCCAACCTGGGAAGCTGGTACATCCTTTAGCTTTGTTACCAAACGTTTGCGCAATCGTGATGGTGGCTTAAATCCTAATATTGCCCTTTGGAATGCGTATGTAGGTTATCATTTCAACAAGGATGCAACACTTCGTCTCGATGCTCGTAACTTGTTAGACCGTCATAACGTTATCACTAATGGGGATTATGAATACTGGGGAGACCCATTTACATATGAATTGAGTTATACACAAAAATTCTAATATTTATTTATAGAGACTTATATAAAATCCAGTACTAATAGGGGGTATGGGTTTTGTGCAGTCCTTTTAAGTGTGTAATAATACAATTATGTAGTTTTTATGAATAATTAGTGTGTATTACGAGGGATTTGTTATGAACAATCTTAAGAAACGACGGACTTCTGTACTTATAGGATTGGCTTTGATGGGATTATCTGTGCATGCATATGCAGTGGATGTAACGGCTGCCACAGATACTCCTACTACGGTAGCATCTACTGAAGCAAATGGCGCATCTGAAAGTCATGTCATTAATGTAACAGCAAATCGCATGGCTCTTTTAGATTTAGATACGCCGGCAGCGATGGATGTTATTACGGACAAAGATATCATGAATAGCGGTGCTAAAAATGCCTTTGATGCGGTGAACATGGTGCCTGGTATTACATCTTTCTCCTATGGTGCATCTGGTCTTGAATATGGGGCTATGGATAGCCGTGTGAATATCCGTGGCCTTGAACGGGGATCCTTGATTCTCATGAATGGGGTACCGATGAACCTCAATGGCAAGGGCGGCCTTAGTTCTATTCCGACTAGCTCTATTGAACGCATTGAAGTATTAAAAGGTGCGGCCTCTGCTTTATATGGTTCTGATGCGATGAGTGGTGTTATCAATGTAATTACTAAGACTCCAAGTAAAGAAGGGGGCTCTGCTACGGTAGGTTTTGGTAATATGGGGCGCCAAACTTATAAAATTAACTATGGCACGCCTCGCTTCTTAATTGGTGTGGAACGTAACTTCTTTGGTGCTCAAGATCCAGAAACCCCTATTCGCTCCGATATCGGTGCTTATGCTAGGGGCTATGAATATTATACAGCTCGTAACAAAGGGAATTCCTTAGGTGTATTTATGAGCGGTAAATTAAATGATAAGTTGACTTTGAACTTTAGCCGTTTTGAAGGTAATTCTTCTTTTGGACAGTTGAGTACAGAAACGAATCCTATTAAGCAAAAGCTTCACTCTACAACATATGCTTATAAAGATACTAAAAATAATGCGTCTTTAGTTTATAAAGATGGCAATACTACAGGTACAATCTTCTACAATGATAGAGATTTGTATGGTAAAAGTCGCATACATAGCAAAAAGACATATACGTTGAGTGATAACAACTATATTGCTCGACAATATGGTTTCGATGTGCAACATGAATGGGACTTCCGCGGTGGCAAGGACTATTTCATTGCAGGTGTACTTGGTAAACGCGAAACATATCGCACTACATCTGGTCCATACTATGGAAATCCACATCGCAATAGTTATGCCATTTATGGTACATACTCCTATCAAATCAATCCTAAATGGACTAGTATTTTAGGCTTGCGTTATTCGGATATTAAAGACCCTGTGAAAAATCAACGCGTATTGATTCCTCAGTTCCAATTAGAACATCGTATTAACAAGGAATCATCCATGTACATAAATGCTGGTAAAGCCTTTAGAATGCCGAACTTAAGCGATACTTTCAAGAAAATTAATAAAGGCTATGCCTCTGTTAGTGGACGTAATTTGAAACCTGAAGAAGGTTGGAATTACGAATTAGGCTATAAACACATTACTAACAAAGATAGCTGGAAAGTAGCGCTCTTCTATATGGACTTTAAAAACTTCTTCTCTTGGAAGCCAGATAGCAATGGTAAAAACACGATTCGCGTAAACGGTGGTCGCTATAGAAATGTCGGTATCGAAGCCCAATATGGTCGTAAATTAACAGATCACTTAAAAATGACTGTGGGTGCATCGTATTCTAATCCAAAACAACGAGAAATCGATAAGACCTATTGGAAACAAGCAAATCCAAAATTACAATTTACAGGAGGCATCCATTATACAAGTCCAAAATGGACAGCTGGTTCTAGCCTTAACTTTGTCACAAAACGGATGAAGAACCGCGATGGTGGAACAAATCCAAATCTCGTAGCTTGGAATGCATACGTAGGCTATCAGTTCAATGAAAACTCATCCTTGCGGCTAGATGCACGTAACTTGTTAAACCGTCATAATGTTATTTCAAACGGCGACTGGGAATACTGGGATGAACCATTTAATTACCAACTTAGCTATACTCAAAAATTCTAGTCTTTATGTAATCACTAATTAGAACTATACAAGGAGTATCATCATGAACAAGAAAATTGGATTTTTCATATGTTTGATGATACTCCTTTGTGTATGTTTAACAGGTTGTGGACCTCAATCTGAGGATGGCGTAACACCATATATTCGCTATGTTGACAGTCATGATGGCGTTCAAGTTGCTGTTCCAGAGCATCCAAAACGGATTTTATCACTGTCTTCTGCGTTCGACACAATTTTACTAGGACTTATAGAACCAGAACGTTTAGTAGGCATTAATAAATTGTCTACCTATGAGGAATATTCGCTAGAGGCAAAGCGCGCAAAGCTGGTAAAACCAGTGTTGAGTTCGTATCCTTTGGAGAAAATCATAGCCTTGAAACCGGATCTTGTTATAGCACCAGATTATATATCGGCTGATGTTATCTATGGCTTACGGCACATGGGTATAGCCACTGTTGTGGTACCTACCCCTTCTACGGTGGACGGAGTGATTCAGAATGTGATGGATATTGCTCATGTTATCGGCGAAGATGAAAAGGGTAGCTTTTACATTCGGAAGATTCATCGTGAAATAGATGAAATAAAGCACCTAGGAGAATCTATTCCAATTGAGCAGCGCAAGACGGTTCTCTTTGTATCATCTATGGACGGATATACGGGAACAGGAAGCCTTTTTGATGATATGTGTCACTATATGAGTATCTATAATGCACCTGATAGGATTGGCTTACCACCACGAATACCCTTTGGGGAGGAACGGGTGATAGCCATGAATCCAGACTATATTTTTATTCCTTCCTATAAGGGAATGGACAAGAATTTGGCGGATCGATATTTACTAAATCCAGCCTTTCAAAATTTGCCGGCTATACGTGAGAACCGTGTTAAGCCATTACCGGCAGCTTATTTATATACTATGAATCAGCATATTGGCGAAGCGATGCTCGCCATCATGCATACTGTATATCCTCAGTTAGAAAGGAATTCTCATGACTAAAGAGAAGCAACGAATCATGGCAATTATTCTAATTGGGGTATTGCTATGTATTGTGAGTCTATTGGCACTCCACGTAGGAACTATCATGATTCCTATCGGTGGCGGTGTACAAAGTATTTTAAATGGTATGGGCTTACCTGTGAATTTTACGGAGCCTATTACAGCTGAACAAGAGGCCGTATTATGGTTTATCCGCATGCCGCGCCTCATTATAGGCCTACTCGTAGGCGGTGCATTGGCGCTAGCTGGCGCCGTTATGCAAGGTGTTTTCTCCAATCCACTGGCGGACCCAGGTATTATGGGCGTTTCCGCAGGGGCATCTCTCGGTGCAGTTATCGCCATCGCCCTTGGTGTAACATCTCTTGGCATGTTTTACATGCCTGCCTTTGCCTTCGTAGGAGCCTTTGTATCTGTTGGGATTACTATATTGTTAACATGGCGTAATAACAAGCTCGATACGACCACCTTGTTGCTTGCTGGTGTAGCTGTTAGTATGCTGCTCGGTGCTTTCACATCGGGCATTTTGACTATGATTAATGAATACCGCTTGCGTGAATTCCTATTTTGGATGGTGGGTGGACTTGATTTTCGTCGCTGGGACCACGTTCTACTAGCGGTGGGGCCTATCATGACGGGCAGCGTTATATTAATGATGCTCGGTCGTCATCTGAATGTACTCGTTCTCGGCGATACAGAGGCGCGTGCCTTGGGTTTGCCTGTTATGGTGTATCGCATGCTATTCCTGTTTTTGGCATCTGTCGTTACTGCTACTGCGGTGTGCGTCAGTGGTTCCATTGGCTTTGTTGGCCTTGTAGTACCGCATATTGTGCGTCTTTTGGTGGGACCTGACCATCGCCTATTATTGCCTATGGCAGCTGTGGGTGGGGCGCTTTTCCTCGTGTTCTGTGATACCTTAGGTCGCGTTATTGCTCAGCCAGTTGAGATTCGCGTAGGTATTATGACAGCGATCTTAGGGGCACCGTATTTCTTATATTTACTTCATCGCTTGCGTAGTAAAGGAGGGGCCTAATGAAACTAGATGTTCAATCTCTATCCGTTACGTTAGGGGAAAACACTATTCTAAAGGATGCATCCTTCTCTATTGATAGTGGTGAGTTCGTTGGTATTATCGGACCTAATGGCTCTGGTAAAACAACGTTGTTAAAAGCATTGCGTGGCCTTTATCCTACATCTGGTGGAGATGTTTTGTGGGATGGTAAAAGCATCTCTTCTTTGAGCGACAAGGAAATCGCTCATCATGTGGCGTATATGCAACAGTCTGTAAATGTTTCCTTCGATTATGAAGCTATCGATATTGTGATGACCGCTCGTTATCCTTATTTGAAATGGTGGGAACAAGAAGGCCCTGAAGATAAGGTTATCGTTGAACAGGCTATGAAAGAGGTAGGCGTTTATCATCTGCGGAATCGTTCTGTACAATCTTTGAGTGGTGGTGAACGACAACGGGTATTCTTGGCTAAGGCTTTGGCACAACAAACAGAGGTGCTATTGCTTGATGAGCCGACGGCGGCCCTCGATTTAGTGTACGCCGATGATATTTTCCATGAAGGTCGTCGATTATGCGATGAAGGAAAAACGATTTTAATCGTAGTTCATGATTTAGAACTAGCTGCTAAATACTGTACTAAGCTCGTCCTAGTTAGCGATGGTCATATCATCGATGTAGGTACGCCAAGAGAAGTATTGACTGCGGATAACTTACGAGCCGCATTCCATCTATCAGCTGCAGTCTATGACGATCCGTACTTTAAACAACAACGTATCTTTGTATTCCCTAAGGGAACTACGGATATTGAGGAATATAAACAGACAAATGCTAGCGGCACAATGTCTATCGATCCACACCTGAAATAGATATAGGGCTGCCTATGGATAGGTCCGCACATTTCCTGTTTATCTCTATATATTGCTATTCCGAATGAGGTCAGGCTTATGTTATATCCATTTACTGCTATTGTTGGTCAAGAAGAAATGAAATTGGCCCTTTTACTGAATGCTATCAATCCATCCATTGGTGGTGTCTTAATCGAAGGTGAAAAGGGCACAGCAAAGTCCACAGCTGTACGTGCACTGGCGAGCCTTTTACCTCCTATGGAAGAAAGTGCTTCGGCCATGACCGTTGTGGAGTTGCCTATTAATGCTACAGAGGATCGTGTTGTGGGGTCTATTAACTTAGAGAAGGCCTTACAAGAAGGGGTAAAAGCCTTTGAACCAGGTATTTTACAAGCAGCACATCAAAATATTCTCTATGTAGATGAGGTTAATCTCTTGGATGACCATATTGTAGATATCTTACTAGATGTAGCGGCAATGGGCGTGAATACGGTGGAACGGGAAGGGGTAAGCCATTCTCATCCATCTCGATTCATTCTCGTAGGAACCATGAACCCTGAAGAGGGGGACCTTAGACCACAGCTATTAGACCGTTTTGGTTTATCTGTTATGGTTTGTGGTGAGCAAGATCCAGCACAGCGTATG is part of the Veillonella nakazawae genome and harbors:
- a CDS encoding pirin family protein, with the protein product MNPVRTIERIIKAPDIHWVGTGFRVRQYFPDSDESPMLDRMSPFLLLNYNEPYYFEGSPFDTGDTPHPHKGFETVTFSFSGSIEHKDAAGNSGVIHSGDVQWMTAASGILHKEFHEKEYAKRGRLFHALQLWVNLPECHKNDAPSYQYIPATTMGRYQSLDETIDAIVYTGAFRHITGPAKSHTPMNIYKLKLQPNSWISISENMTWNTGFLVINGTGSANGESIEFGDFVLFNNDGERFEVESGDEGLEIFVLAGEPLNEPVVKQGSFVMTNKTELLLAYGEYINGKFGREEDIM
- a CDS encoding helix-turn-helix domain-containing protein; translation: MPIKTLDNIFEKDRNNPEFLEAYLEEKAKLENAVAVLKAREAAGLTQRDLAKKSGVPQSTIARIEKGANTSLSTMCKIAFALDKQVKISLV
- a CDS encoding CGGC domain-containing protein codes for the protein MTKKIAVLVNEDTMQRCSCGGCLKAFMNKADSFERYADEDIELVGFTHSGGDLAKKIESFKKKGVTTVHLSTCTRGKNENYESIAEQCAEAGFDVVGYTHGGAVSKDGKEAVVLSAKDE
- a CDS encoding M48 family metallopeptidase, whose translation is MNKKITATTLSVAMAATMAPAIMQTAPVNAASSAVQTLAGGAVAMAYVSTALNKMDNSEQGQQESLARTKEKTGYLNDSAAQARVNRIMKTLEASPSVKRSYVVYANPDTEFNAFATLGRVMSINKGALDTLDDDQLAYVMAHEIAHGEHKDIINGAKKQIGLSTAVGIAAGGSEGAALLSNVAGNYLSNQVFTMSQEKAADELGFKILSESPYNVGGAAGSMAVLRNKVGEHYREGLSQVVAPNNHPKLTDRVNNNIARMYTYSGNHVNVSKGAVYVNGDNIYSPAGSGRYTGEERAYYMAGKLARLYHNGQIQPGGASYDGPTVTVAGRSIVTTPNADVALMVATNLNNSFVKAAGPAKGKQAAKPNKKKSSKK
- a CDS encoding MotA/TolQ/ExbB proton channel family protein, which translates into the protein MEYAIHLFNAGGVVMYPLVLFMLAACTILFERIRMYRRIDSEIQQLSSSIEAGRNANDWIALEQAIKNNDDALSQFVTPIVDSVYNFEGLENRLHDVVGYMDERLKRGLNWLSMMVTMAPLLGLLGTVVGMIRSFAAVGGDIGAPTVITGGVSEALIATATGLSVAIVALAIHSWCTSKVNYDIAKLEQRLGSILDLYIRSQR
- a CDS encoding ExbD/TolR family protein — translated: MKRSSVGIQKEPTIMIIPMIDIVFFLLVFFMMSTLYMNTEEQIPLNLPKASASTAKTIEPITISLTATHKMYLNEREIRPDDLGNEIQAIVAKEPQQAFIVRASEDIAYKDVISILDNLKMSGARFVSVATERK
- a CDS encoding energy transducer TonB, coding for MVSKRYGIPFVAALVVNLAYWGVVGDLFGHIKPPETPKKDLVINLDMVQPEPPEQEKKQQEKIVSDDKENAAGGKSGSVLPDLSGKPTPGLQNLNPYLGGNEAASVNLHGNTDNPVGIPGDGDTTGPGGGPVGNGGKANDGPGTQSGNSGTSDTEGSGYFDVSGYRASLDANKVMPAQAVRRGITGTVTIRVYFDGEGNYVRAEIEGSSGSSLLDNDALALAARSGGATNTTGEPKSDVFYIRYEFE